Proteins encoded in a region of the Micropterus dolomieu isolate WLL.071019.BEF.003 ecotype Adirondacks linkage group LG09, ASM2129224v1, whole genome shotgun sequence genome:
- the LOC123976375 gene encoding protein FAM167A-like, producing MMEVVLTRLRDFSCKTSTFDDSKPAGQSACRDPRSRTDCLSEGRTAGWEGRKLDIESALAWLRRELMEMRSQDQALIRQLMELHSGIQELKQELSEEEQEEEIDEGEEVEEEEGSYWDCESERGSGSVYSSSGEVGFSISFLKMPPPLYSGVLSKRVFNRRSSVP from the exons ATGATGGAAGTGGTCCTAACCAGACTGCGGGACTTCTCCTGCAAGACCTCCACCTTCGATGACAGTAAACCAGCAGGGCAGAGTGCATGCAGGGATCCTCGGAGCAGGACTGACTGCCTCAGTGAAGGGCGCACAGCGGGATGGGAAGGCAGAAAACTGGACATAGAGAGTGCACTGGCCTGGCTGCGAAGGGAACTG ATGGAGATGCGTTCCCAGGACCAAGCTCTGATCCGGCAGCTGATGGAGCTGCACTCCGGCATCCAGGAGCTCAAGCAGGAGCTGTCTGAGGAGGAGCAAGAGGAGGAAATAGACGAGGgggaagaggtggaggaagaggagggaagcTACTGGGACTGTGAGAGCGAACGAGGAAGTGGCAGCGTCTACTCCAGCTCAGGGGAGGTGGGCTTTTCCATTTCCTTCCTGAAGATGCCGCCGCCCCTTTACTCAGGGGTTTTATCGAAGAGGGTGTTCAACAGGAGAAGCTCTGTGCCCTGA
- the si:ch211-153f2.3 gene encoding uncharacterized protein si:ch211-153f2.3 — MDRDSHSEDTLSTMVLENIKNKLIHAFRATGESGRDPQDSGSTVRPVSIGRSYQANEELRRAQIDGAITWLRSELLEMRSQDLQLAQTLLGLNTEIQRLRRESFRGVEVEGDDRP, encoded by the exons ATGGACCGAGACAGTCACAGTGAGGATACTTTGTCCACCATGGTTCTggagaacattaaaaacaaactgattcATGCCTTCAGGGCGACAGGAGAGTCTGGACGAGATCCTCAAGACTCTGGCTCCACCGTCAGACCAGTCAGCATCGGCAGGAGTTATCAAGCTAATGAAGAGCTGAGGAGGGCGCAGATAGATGGAGCGATAACCTGGCTGAGGTCTGAACTG CTGGAGATGCGCTCACAGGACCTCCAGCTGGCTCAGACCCTGCTGGGGCTCAACACAGAGATCCAAAGACTAAGGAGGGAGAGTTTCAGAGGAGTGGAAGTAGAGGGGGATGATCGGCCGTAA